Proteins encoded together in one Canis aureus isolate CA01 chromosome 21, VMU_Caureus_v.1.0, whole genome shotgun sequence window:
- the INHBA gene encoding inhibin beta A chain translates to MPLLWLRGFLVASCWIIVRSSPTPGPEGPGAAPACPACALTALPRDAPNSQPEMVEAVKKHILNMLHLKKRPEVTQPVPKAALLNAIRKLHVGKVGENGFVEIEDDIGRRAEMNELMEQTSEIITFAESGTARKTLHFEISKEGSDLSVVERAEVWLFLKVPKANRTRTKVTIRLLQKHPQGSLDAGEEAEDMGFPEERNEVLISEKVVDARKSTWHIFPVSSSIQRLLDQGRSSLDVRIACEQCHETGASLVLLGKKKKKEEEGEGKKKDGGDAGAGGDEDKEQSHRPFLMLQARQSEDHPHRRRRRGLECDGKVNICCKKQFFVSFKDIGWNDWIIAPSGYHANYCEGGCPSHIAGTSGSSLSFHSTVINHYRLRGHSPFTNLKSCCVPTKLRPMSMLYYDDGQNIIKKDIQNMIVEECGCS, encoded by the exons ATGCCCTTGCTCTGGCTGAGAGGATTCTTGGTGGCGAGTTGCTGGATTATAGTGCGGAGCTCCCCGACCCCGGGGCCCGAGGGGCCCGGCGCGGCCCCCGCCTGCCCGGCCTGCGCGCTCACCGCCCTGCCCAGGGATGCCCCCAACTCCCAGCCCGAGATGGTGGAGGCCGTCAAGAAGCACATCCTCAACATGCTGCACTTGAAGAAGAGACCCGAAGTCACCCAGCCGGTGCCCAAGGCGGCGCTTCTGAACGCGATCCGCAAGCTGCACGTAGGCAAAGTCGGGGAGAACGGGTTCGTGGAGATAGAGGATGACATCGGCAGGAGGGCAGAAATGAATGAACTCATGGAGCAGACCTCGGAGATCATCACGTTCGCGGAATCAG GCACAGCCAGGAAAACGCTGCACTTTGAGATTTCCAAAGAAGGCAGTGACCTGTCGGTGGTGGAGCGTGCAGAAGTCTGGCTCTTCCTCAAAGTCCCCAAGGCCAACAGGACCAGGACCAAAGTCACCATCCGGCTCTTGCAGAAGCACCCCCAGGGCAGCTTGGATGCGGGGGAGGAGGCCGAGGACATGGGCTTCCCGGAGGAGAGGAACGAGGTGTTGATTTCTGAAAAGGTGGTGGACGCACGGAAGAGCACCTGGCACATCTTCCCTGTCTCCAGCAGCATCCAGCGCTTGCTGGACCAGGGCAGGAGCTCCCTGGACGTTCGGATTGCCTGCGAGCAGTGCCACGAGACGGGCGCCAGCCTGGTGCTCCTgggcaagaagaagaagaaggaggaggagggggaagggaagaagaaggacGGAGGAGACGCAGGGGCCGGGGGGGACGAGGACAAGGAGCAGTCCCACAGACCTTTCCTCATGCTGCAGGCCCGCCAGTCTGAAGACCACCCTcatcggcggcggcggcggggcctggaGTGTGACGGCAAGGTCAACATCTGCTGTAAGAAACAGTTCTTTGTGAGCTTCAAGGACATTGGCTGGAACGACTGGATCATCGCCCCCTCCGGCTATCACGCCAACTACTGCGAGGGTGGGTGCCCGAGCCACATAGCAGGCACGTCGGGGTCCTCGCTCTCCTTTCACTCGACCGTCATCAACCACTACCGCCTGCGGGGTCACAGCCCCTTCACCAACCTCAAGTCGTGCTGTGTGCCCACCAAGCTGAGACCAATGTCCATGCTGTACTACGATGATGGGCAAAACATCATCAAAAAGGACATTCAGAACATGATCGTGGAGGAGTGCGGGTGCTCATAG